DNA sequence from the Armigeres subalbatus isolate Guangzhou_Male chromosome 1, GZ_Asu_2, whole genome shotgun sequence genome:
gttaacaaccgTGGAAGTGCCCCATGAACACTAAGGTGCaaagcggcaatgtcccagtgggggatgtaatgccaataagaagaaaaagaagggcTAGGTTCTATGACATGGgctcgtcttggttaacgggttacCAATGTGATAGAAACGGATTGTTCCGGGTATTCAACCACCCGACAATgatctgaaaactcagatgtgaatatgtacacgcgagggtcgtgggttcaagttccatcgaagggaaagcggttacctccaatacattttcctaatcaaaatcttccacataatgtacatattcaaatCTGATCTGGGTAGTTAAAGGTATATTGGAAGATGGAAACTGTATGGACTCCATTTTCAGTTTGAGCTATTGCTAGCACATGATAAGTagggaaagatacaaagtaggagaattgaTTGGGCCTGGTATTAAACCCacaacctcctgcgtatgaagcagaagcggtagccatatgaccaccaagcccgttctaTATTCGGGAGTTTTCTTTTCACACATTAAAAAACATAGCATTATGTTCAAAGGTTATTCTTttcttttcaatagtaaacatTTTTTATTAACCCGATTCATTTTGTCATCAAAATActcattttttttcatcttcactCCTCTACATTTGGTGAGACAAAGATCCTAAAACAATTAAACAAAATAGTTAATCATATGTATTACATACATATATATACAAGAAAATATAATAGAAAAGACTAATATGTCtcaacataataataataacataatAATTGTCTCAACATACCTCCAAATATTTACAATTCTCCACAAAATAGAATACCGCTTCGTTTGTTAATGAACAATttttgaacaagttcaaaattTCCAACTCGCCTAGCATTGTAGCTACGATCCTGGCCGACTGGTCATCAAAGTTTCTACAGTGTGAAGCATTTAGCCAGGTGATATTCGGACACTGACGACACAGAGCTTCCCAGCCTACGTTGGTAATTTTTGTGCACATGGCCAAACTAATGCTCTTCAATGCCGGATTGTCGAATGCTGCCAACGACAAATCCGTGATACCGTCGCATTTCTCCAACACcaaatctttcaattttttcaagttGCTTATTCTTGTCGTACCCAGAAAAGCCTGTTCGGTGATTTGTTTGCATTTACTGATATCGAGGCTCTCGAGCTCTGGTAGTGAACAGAATATGAGTTGCGTTGTTTCATCAGTCACcgcttttccacattcgctAAGATTGAGGGCTTTAAGATTCGGAAAGCTAATAGATATCTGCCGAACCGCTGGTAACTGGAGCTCTTTATAATATATTCCTAACGATTTCAGATTGGGCATGTATATGTGATCAAAGCAGTGCTCCGTGAGTCCTATCGTGTTACGATTCTTTGTCAGcactaaatttttcaatttttgcaatttttgtaaattttctaGTCCACTATCTGTGTTACGTGACATGTCATAATAAAACTGTTCCAATTGGTGCGAATTTTCACAGATGGCCTTCAGGTACTGATCGTTATTAACGTCTATATTAGACTCAATGGCTATTTCtagtttcttaatttttttttgcttttttatgAAGTCATAGAAAACTAGGTCGTCCTTTAACTTCAGTTCATTTATTATGACTTTTTCCAATTGAAGATCGTCGTCATCAAAAATAAGCTTCTTCAGTGCAGGATCGTTGAAGCTGTCTACTTTAAAAGACTTCATAGTTTGTTTGTGGGATTTTACCAACCGAGTTACAGCGTTCACCTGCTGCCAAAGGTCACTA
Encoded proteins:
- the LOC134226807 gene encoding uncharacterized protein LOC134226807; this encodes MDLLPVEILEKIFKNLRYSDLKQASAVCQLWHDVYERSTFMSKMVVHFKKELTLETIDLFLRSDCLYQNICFCSIPFYDVAKSKRSICRRDIIYEDNIFINRIRQLLMKFAASLQTLSFCKCHLERNRIFELLEIIPDLKGLEFEECVFAGDITNQPLQLPNLKKFNFKYPEDEIQRYESGHIYDNLAKNHCKLVKIKVQLFVNEMFGDPDSDLWQQVNAVTRLVKSHKQTMKSFKVDSFNDPALKKLIFDDDDLQLEKVIINELKLKDDLVFYDFIKKQKKIKKLEIAIESNIDVNNDQYLKAICENSHQLEQFYYDMSRNTDSGLENLQKLQKLKNLVLTKNRNTIGLTEHCFDHIYMPNLKSLGIYYKELQLPAVRQISISFPNLKALNLSECGKAVTDETTQLIFCSLPELESLDISKCKQITEQAFLGTTRISNLKKLKDLVLEKCDGITDLSLAAFDNPALKSISLAMCTKITNVGWEALCRQCPNITWLNASHCRNFDDQSARIVATMLGELEILNLFKNCSLTNEAVFYFVENCKYLEDLCLTKCRGVKMKKNEYFDDKMNRVNKKCLLLKRKE